The Rhinolophus sinicus isolate RSC01 linkage group LG07, ASM3656204v1, whole genome shotgun sequence genomic interval TGTTTCCACTTCGCAAACCATAAGACCCTTGAGTAAAtccttgtcatttatttctagccaaagcttCCTGACTCTCTTGAGCCAATTAATAATGTTCATCATTAGCTGTAACCCTGCCTCAGTGCCTGGTAAGAACTCAATAATTGGTACCCATGATGATTTTAAGGAGACCTGTGAGTTCCTGACCTCTGCCCTAACCTACCCAGAGCCCTGCGTGTCTTGGCTCAAGGAGGGGCAGAGCCCTTTCTCAGGCCACCCCAACCACCATCTGCTCTTCAGTTCCCTGGGTCATAAAAGAACCAGGTAAGCCCCAAGTGGGTGGTGACACTTAGGTGTGCTGCAAGGGAGTGTGGATGGTTTGGTGCAGCTCATCCCGTCCAGCAATAAACAACCCAGGCACAGACTGCTGTTGACAGGAGAGTGGAACTGTCCTCTTAACGGGAAGTCGGTATTTTAATAGATTCTCTGTGATAGGAAAGTACGTATTGCTGTTGAGGTGGTAGGGGTGGAAATAAGCCTGAGCTCCGGGCAGGCTCTTGAGCAAGATGGGCAGAGCGGCGCTGACGCCTCAGCACTCTGCCTTTGGCTCTGGCACTTTCTCTTCTGTGTTCTGGCTTGAATGCATCCGGAGGACTTGTGCCTTTCCAATGTGCTCTGAGAGGAGGGGACACATAGCAGGCAGGAGAGGGTGGTGAGGGGCCGGGCCGTTACCTGGGAGCTGCCCAGGAGACCTGGGTGAACCCCTCTCCCTGAAAGGCCCCAGGTGTACGTGCAAGAGCAGAGGGAGATGTGTGAGAGCCTGAGTCAACCCAGCTTCTGCTCTGGGTTCTGGTGACTGGCAGGGGCTgactcccttctctgagcctcaccacCACCCTCTTTCTACATCCAGGTAACAAATACCTATGAAGTGCCTACTCTATGGAAACACTCCGCCAGCCCCTCAGGACCCTTTACAGTCCAGCGGGGGGAGAATAGTGTACATGGTGGATTCCcgtcttcctctcccctccaacCTCCCCTCTTCCCCTTGCCCTGGTCTAAGGCACCGGGATGACTGCAGCAGCATCCTCCCTCATCTCCCTCATCCCCTCTCTCCCCCAAGAGTCCATTCTCCACACAACAGCCAGAGGGGTCCTGCCACACCCTGCTTGTAACCCTCCAGGGCACCCCCATGCACTCTGCATGAAACCACACACCTGGCCTTCCTGACAGGCCAGCCCTGTCCACCTGTCTCATCTTATTTTTTAACACTGTCCCAACCCACAGGCCCAGGTCATCCTGGCCTGCTTGCTCTTTCGCCCACAGGCCGGTGGGAGCCTGCGTAGTGCTGCATGCTCCCTGTCATTCAGCTCAAGGAGTCCTCTCCCCTCCTTGCCAGTTCTTCTGTCTATGACAtcactctgctttattttccttacaGCATCCATCCTCCTCAGATGTTTTTATCTGTTGTCTGCACTCCTCCTTCCTAGCACACAAGCTCCATGACAGCAAGAACGTGCTGGAATTCTTCCACAGTGATTCCCCACAGCCTGGCACATAGGTGCTAAATAAATTTCTGCTGAACGACTGAATGAGTGAAGGGATGAGTGGATGACACGAGCAACTTCCTTGGGCAGAAACCCATCTCCAAGGAGCCTTGGATCCCCCGAGGAATCCAGCCCTCAGTGACCTGCTCAATGGAATCTTACCTGGTTTTTCGCTTTTCGGTAGAGGtggtgtctttgttttcttcagggATCGGCTGTAACCAACACAGAGGAGAGAAGGTCGAGCATCTGTCCACAGCTGGCACCACGCCCAGCAAGACCTCAACAACTGTGACTCCATTGCCTGCTGTGGCCACAGGGAACCAAGGCCCTCCTATCCCGGGTGCTGTAAGGAAGGTGACTACACCGGCCTACCCCCAGCCATTCTCTTGGCCTCCTGCTTCCTCTCAGACCGGAAACCTTCCCCTGTGATCCGGGAAGACAAGAACCCTACTTCCCTAATGAATTACAGGCATGAGTAATGCTCCTACATGATCTTGTATTGGCTTTATGCTTCAGCAAGCCTTTTTATGCTCCAGAGGTAAATTTTTCCTGCCTACAGCTCTGGGAGGGGAGCTTTTGAGAGGTAACACTGAGGCTCACAAATGGAGGCGGCTTGACCAAGGTCGCAGTAAAGCGTGCCCCCCTCCTGTGCCCGCTCTGGCCGTCAgaagtggaaaaacaaacaaaaaacaaatacaaggcCAGAGCACGCACCCATGCCTGCAACAAATCGAAGCAAGCACAAGcaccctgcccccttcccactGAGCCCACCAGGCTccaaccaccccaaaacttaacaTCCCCTAAAGTGTGCACATTCCTGACTTCCATTCATGACACTCCCCAATGCTCTCCTTTGCTCATTCAAATCCTATCCTCCCCAGCAGTGCTCCCCAAGCTCAATCAGAAATACTTGTGTGATTGTTAAACACGTATCTCCTCTGTGCCTGCCCCCACGCACCCCACTTGCTGTGATAGACTCTCATGGAATTGGCACTTTTAACAAGCTCCCTGTGAATCTGAGCACCACTGGGTGTATGAATCAGGCCCAAGTCTGATCCCAGCTCTTCTGCTGACCAGCCAGGTGACTTTGGGTCATTCCActgtttctgagcctcagttttctcatctgtaagatggaggtAATCTGTGGATGGTTGAATGGACTTGAACTACGTAAAGCACCCTGAAGTATCAAGCACATAGTGGGCGCTCATTACTGCAGGGTCCAGTGTTGGCTGTAAGGCCCTACTCACCTGCTTCAGGAGGCGTCACCTCACCTTTCCTTTCCCCAATTTGAaaagaatttctttctctctagacACCAGGGCCCTTGATATTGGCATAAGGTACGGCTGCCTGCCTTGTGTTAGCACCACTTCTCTATGGTATTTGTGTCTCCCCAGACACCAAGAGCTTCTGGAGGGCGAGCTGTGGCTTCTCCAGCCCTGTCTTGCTACAGCTGACACAGGCCACCCCCTCAGGCAGAGTGGACCTTCGAGCAGCATGAATAGCACTGGAAGGTCCCAGGGGAGGGGCCGACCTCGCGTCCAGGACAGGCTTAGTCAGCCCAGGCTCTGGCCAACAACGGGCTCCCCTCTCTGGACCCCAGGAGTCTCATCTGGGAGCCCAGGTGCTGAACACAAGGGAACAGTTCTGGgagcagaggggcagggaggggtgcgATGCTTACCTGTAGGGTAGTTGTTCCCTTTCTTGAGGTGGTTCTTGGATTTCCTGGAGCTGGTTCAACAGTTGTTCTGTCGGGATGGAGACTAGAGCCTGGGGTAGGAGCTGATCCACTGCTGTCTGCAGGAGCCTCAGTGCCAAGTCTTTCTCTGTAAGCATAGCCAGGGGGCAAGGCCCTCAGGGACATGACCCCAGCCCCTTAGATGGGACAGTCAGAAAGCAGGACCTCCAGCTGTTTGGCCAAACGCTGGCCCAGGGCAGCTTTCTCTAACCATCTCACATTCTGCCCACAGGGCCCCATGGGGAGATCCCACTTCGCCCCTGGCCTCTGTGTGTGCAGGGAGCCCAGCCCTTCCATACCTCCCACGTGTGGACCTTGTTCTTGGCCCACCTGCCAACCATACCCCGAGGCGCTCTGTGGGAAACCTGGAGGACACCCAccccttttttctcccccttcatCCTCTCCATCAGGAAACCTTCTCCACTCAGCTCTCATCACTCCTCACCCTCCCTCTTAGACATCCCCTCTACCCACTGTCCCAGTGTGTACATGTATGTCCATTCATGTGTTCATGGACCTGTGTGCTATGTGCGCATATTCACatctgtgtgtgactgtgtgtttGCGTTTCCCACAGTAGTGAGTGAGGGGCTGTGTCTGCTGAGGCTGCTCTTTGGGCTTCTCCCTCCCAGGTGCTGAGACCTGCGGTTAGCCCGGAAGAGGGGTCCCCTCTGAGGAACGGGGTCGTGGAATCCGGCTAAGGACTAGGAGGAGGGAGTAGTGACGTCATCCAGCTGGAAAAGGTTAGTTTGGGGGCTCCAAAAGGAGAAGAGGCCCAGGGagaaggccctggggtgggagccAAGTGGCATCTGCGTACTGCACAACCAGAGGACAGGGCCCTCAGCGGCCTCCACTCAGAGGACGATCCGAGCAGGGGCTGTGTCTCACCCTTTGGGGAAGCGTAGAGTAGCCAGAACTGGATGGTGCTCAAGGAGTCTGTTTGCAGGATCTGACAAAGGAGCTCCAAGACCTGTGGGCAGGAGGACCGGCCTGGGTCAGTGTGCTGGACGGCACGTTCCAGCCAGCAGCACAGGTGCCTGCCCCCCAAAGGGGACTCCCAGTGCCACATGCTTGGCTCAACTGGTCCCCACAATGGTCCCTGGCTTCTCTCTGTGTGGGACTTGGCATAGTACGTGTAGAGGGCTTTCTCTCCCAGTGGCCTTGCAAGAAGATTCTTAACCTCCTCGCTGGACAGCGGAGGAATAGGAGGCCTGGAGAGAGCAGGACACCTGGCAGGGAGATTGCAGCAGAACTAACCCTCAGAATCGATATGTGGACCCCTCATCCCCGAGCTCTGCCTGGGCTTGTTGTACCCCAAAGTCCCCCACGGGGAAGGAAAGTCAAAGCTGGCCAGTCCCGAATGCCCAAGTCCTTGGTGTGGGGATTTCAGGGACCCCGTGGGCCTCCCCACCCTAAAGTCCCCAAGTTCAGAGTCTGGAGACATTAGGCAAAGCAGTGGAATGATCCCAGTGGGCCGCCTGAGGGCTGGGGCTGGCAGTGTCTGCAAACCGCTCAGCGTGGGGCTCCTTCCCACCGAGCAGCCTGACTGCTGTGCTTCCAGCTGCATCCTCAGCCTCTGCCATTGCTGCTTCAAGGCCCTTTCCCCCCCGCGCTCTCCAGTCAAGGATTGTTGGGAAAAGATCCAGCTCTGTCTTGGATGGGCTATGGGGGCTCCCTAGGCCGGGGTGCCGATGGTGGCGGTGGCTATGGTTGGCTGGAGCTGGAGCCCTTGATGGGAGGTGGAGCACCTGGCGTCCTGGGAAAGGGGGAGGCCTCTTTCAGGAGACTCCACTGGAATCTGTGGAGATCAGAGGGGACCTGGGCCCAGCCTCTCCCCAGGCCTTTGCCTGCTAGGGCGCTCAGCATTGCCCCCAGGTACCCACTCACTGTGGTGATCCCACCCGCTATGCCCCGGCGTCCTTCTCCATTCCCTGAATCCAACTTACCTGccctgtgccccctccccacGGAACCCGAGAACCTACTTCCAGGCAAGGCGAGGCCGCCCTATGGTGAAGAAAGTACTGTGGTCTAGTCCCAGCTGTGCTGCTCCCTCTCGGGACCTGGGCCACAGAATGGCACCTGGCAGGGCGTCAGCCTAGCCCATCTGTGGAATGGGGATCCTGGGCTCTGTCTGCTCTATTCACTTGACTGGACTGTTGTAAGGCTCCAAAGGGACTGCATGCTTGAAAGCACTGGTCACAGGGAAAGTGTCAAGATGCTGGCTCGTTGTCTGGCCTTTCCTGGAGAACATATGTGCATTTTAACAGGGACTTGCAATGCCTTAACCCACTGGAATGAGTCATGGACCCATCTCAGGCCTTGAGGAAACTTGAACATAGAGGAGGTGGGCTTTGTGCTTTTTTGTAGCACAGACCAGACCCCTCTCAGAGTGTGGGGAGACCAGGCTGGGACCAGCCTTGTAGGCTGCAAGGTGCAGCATATTGGTGTGTGGTCTGAGGACACGCTAGGCAGACCTTTGTCTCCCTGCTTTTCATTCCACCACTGGAGCTCCCTTCATTAACTCACCAAGGGCCACAGCTGGAACAGACCTTCGTGACTACGCGTTCATGTTCCCAGTTTGGCTAGATGATGGAACTAAAGCCCCAAGAAGGGAAAGGACTTAACAGAGAGGGAAAGGCTTACACACAAACCTGGAGGAAGCAGGGGGTTAGAATTCAGGCTCCTGACTCCCAGGTCTGGGGTTTGCAAGTCTTACAGTCTTAGATGCCAGTAtccatgggagaggccacactgtacAGCAGTTTGTAAGAGTCAAGGTTGGGATTGCTGCGAGCCTGGGAGCAGTACCTCCCTGTGTCTGCCCCCACCTCTGTAGGGCTGCAGCCACCAGCCTTCCCGGGGTCTCACCAGCAGCTCCTGGTCCTGCAGAATGAAGGTCTGGACTCCTCCATCTCTGCCTGAAGGGTCGTTCCATCGGCCCTGGCGGGAGTGGTGACGGCCGAGCGCTCGGGTGGAAGCAGGGATGAGCCTCCCAGTCTCCGCCGAGTACTTTGCCCCCTGCTCCCGCTGAGGCTCCTCCTTCTGCTGAGAGAAAAGTGGCCAGAGATgccaggaagggagagagaaggggagagatgagagagagagagagagagagagagagagagagagagagagagagaggagggagaaggcagaggggatgagaaagggagggagaagaggggaggggaggggagaggaaggctgGGTCACATCTCCTGCCTCTTGATTTCCTCTCCTGAAATACTAGCATCACAGCATGGCAGGGAGCTGGGATGTTGACCAGGCGAGCCCCACCCTTTTCTagacccctctcccctctccccagtgtGGGCCCTTCCATTACAGCCAAAGCTCTTCCTCCTGGAACTTTGTTGAATGCTGGCCACCCTTGATGGTCCTCAGATGGTCCGTACTTCCTCCTGGACAGgccctccctgctgcccctccccccagcccatCAGAGATTTGAAAACAGTACCCTGTGCCAAGGCCCCACAGCTTACCTTCATTCCTAGGGCAGCTGCCCTCACGTCTGTCCCCCACGCGTGGCATCCTTTCTTAACCCTAGGAAACCTTCCTAATCCAGGCCTGTGGGCACAAGCCCCTGCAACTCCCGTTAAGACTGGTAGTGTCTTTCTTCCCAtttcaaagataagaaaacagCCCCAGACACTTTAGCTGAGTTGCCTTAGTACCGCAGAGAGTTAGCTGCAAAGCAGGGATGAGAACTCTGCTGCCCAATAAAAGGGCAGGACGAGACTCGGCCAAGAAGAGCCAGGCCTGTCCTGGGACCACTTCCAACTACCTAGAAGCTGCCTCCCACCCTTCTTTGCTGGTTTGCCAGCAAATAATACCCGTGAGGCCACGCTTCTTGTGTTCAAACACCATCAGTTATTCTCCACTCCTTATGAGATGACACTGCTCTCAGTTCAGAAATGAGAATGAGCTGGTCTTGCCCACGTTCTAAGTCGGCCCCTTCCCGCCTTCTCCCTCTCGGCTGCCCACTATGCCCTGAACTTCAGTCCTCTGCTCTCTGAAGATATCCTGCGTCTCACAGCCTCTGCGCTTTTGAGCTGCCGGTCTCCACTAGATGCCTCCCCAGTCAACTTGTAAACTAGGAACCCTTCTTGGATTTCTCCCCCTGGATGGGTTCTCTGCTCCTCTGAACCCTCCCTGTGGCCCTGTCCCTTCGGTTGGTATCCGTGGGCCCCTCCTCCCCAGTGCCAACAGCAGCGCCGCCAGGAAGGCTTGCTCTTCGGCTGCTCAGGTTGACCTGACTGAGGCGGGATGTCCTTACAGAGGGATGGGTCCACTTCAGCTCCTCTCACACAGCTCCTTTGTTCTGCACCCACCTCCTTGTTCGTCAGCTCATTCTCCTGGGTGCAGACGGCCACCTGCGCAGCCAGGTCCTTCAACTCCTTCTTCCAGGCCTCTGGGAGGAGAGCAGCGGATCCCGCTGACTGACGTCCGGGCCCCTCCTCCTGGCCCTCCCTGTAGCACTAGGTGTTGGGAGAGCGGTAGGTAGAAGggcctcctctcctcccagcccttcACTGGCATCTTAAAGGGAAAGGAGGCAGCGGCCCCCTTGGGGGCGGATTAAGAATCACACCATTGGTGGGTGTGGAGGGGCTAGTGCTGATGTCCTAGCCTGTGGCTTTACTGCGAGACGCTGGGGAGACTTTGGCTATGTGTGCTCATACCTTTGCCTCTTGTAAGAAACTGAAGCCAGGACTGCAATTCCATGGATATGTGGTACCAGTTACTAAACTATTGAACTACTCCTGGAGAGGTTGCTAAAGAGCACTGAACAAGCCTTCCAAACCTCTCTCCCTGCAGgctgtcccagccccacccccgaGACCCCCCAAGAAAAGGGTAAGGCCTGGCAGAGTAGAGGTGTCCAGAACATGGCTGCAGTGCTGTCTATGTCTGATGGTTCTGATGGCTGGTGCCTGAACATACAAGTACTAAATATTTCCAATATCATTCCTGTCTATAGCTGTGAGTCACGTGACTGTTCCCCAAATCTGCATGTCCTCTGCTTGTTATTACTCCTCAAACACCTCAAATCCAAGCAGGAGTACATTTCTGAGGACCTGG includes:
- the TBATA gene encoding protein TBATA isoform X1, with product MAAEVRTQLAKHPRMSPRAELKPEKKSGHRPRGHEDNRPQKELMVPGIVDFEVIREALRTPKAPDPGTYRFGRLSHHSFFSRHHPHPQHVAHIQDLTGKPVCVVKDEFSLAALPQASLLSGCLRGMPTISVPIGDPQSNRDPRLSSEAWKKELKDLAAQVAVCTQENELTNKEQRRQKEEPQREQGAKYSAETGRLIPASTRALGRHHSRQGRWNDPSGRDGGVQTFILQDQELLVLELLCQILQTDSLSTIQFWLLYASPKEKDLALRLLQTAVDQLLPQALVSIPTEQLLNQLQEIQEPPQEREQLPYSRSLKKTKTPPLPKSEKPEHIGKAQVLRMHSSQNTEEKVPEPKAEC
- the TBATA gene encoding protein TBATA isoform X2, translating into MAAEVRTQLAKHPRMSPRAELKPEKKSGHRPRGHEDNRPQKELMVPGIVDFEVIREALRTPKAPDPGTYRFGRLSHHSFFSRHHPHPQHVAHIQDLTGKPVCVVKDEFSLAALPQASLLSGCLRGMPTISVPIGDPQSNRDPRLSSEAWKKELKDLAAQVAVCTQENELTNKEEEQKEEPQREQGAKYSAETGRLIPASTRALGRHHSRQGRWNDPSGRDGGVQTFILQDQELLVLELLCQILQTDSLSTIQFWLLYASPKEKDLALRLLQTAVDQLLPQALVSIPTEQLLNQLQEIQEPPQEREQLPYSRSLKKTKTPPLPKSEKPEHIGKAQVLRMHSSQNTEEKVPEPKAEC